The following coding sequences are from one Pocillopora verrucosa isolate sample1 chromosome 5, ASM3666991v2, whole genome shotgun sequence window:
- the LOC136281000 gene encoding exosome complex component MTR3-like, whose protein sequence is MPVDNRRIAGPEVTQPVIFTGRKAFDKPLITGDGLRRDGRKTDELRPMFLRSGVVSQARGSAYIEMQNTKVTCAVYGPRESQRQQEFSERGKLTCEFKFAPFSCWQRRQHMQDSEEKELSSFIVQALQPAVCLEKFPKAQVDIYITVLENDGNALSAGIICASLALGEAGIEMYDLVSSCSLVQKGDASLVDPTFQETSSSDIDGRVTIAFLPTMNVISGLSQDGELTQDQSNKAIKCGMEGCARIFPVLQEPLVNTVKRTVNSNDKS, encoded by the exons ATGCCGGTCGATAACAGGAGAATCGCAGGGCCTGAAGTCACCCAGCCCGTCATTTTCACAGGAAGAAAGGCATTTGATAAACCTCTG ATAACTGGTGACGGTTTACGAAGAGATGGCCGGAAAACAGACGAACTTCGACCGATGT TTTTGCGTTCAGGGGTAGTCAGTCAAGCCAGAGGCTCAGCTTACATTGAAATGCAGAACACCAAAGTCACATGTGCTGT ATATGGGCCAAGAGAATCACAGAGACAGCAAGAGTTTAGTGAAAGG GGAAAGTTGACTTGTGAGTTCAAGTTTGCACCATTTTCATGCTGGCAAAGGCGACAACACATGCAG GATTCAGAAGAAAAGGAGCTATCTTCATTTATTGTTCAAGCTCTCCAGCCAGCCGTTTGCTTG GAGAAGTTCCCCAAAGCTCAAGTTGACATCTATATTACTGTCTTAGAAAATGATGGAAATG CTCTTTCTGCTGGAATAATTTGTGCATCACTGGCCCTTGGAGAGGCTGGAATAGAAATGTATGACCTTGTTTCCTCCTGTTCTTTG GTGCAGAAAGGTGACGCATCACTGGTGGATCCCACATTTCAAGAG ACTTCATCTTCAGATATTGATGGAAGGGTCACCATAGCATTTCTTCCTACTATGAATGTCATATCTGGTTTGTCACAAGATGGTGAATTGACACAGGATCAGTCCAACAAA GCCATAAAGTGTGGTATGGAGGGTTGTGCAAGAATTTTTCCAGTTCTTCAAGAACCGCTCGTTAACACTGTAAAGCGAACTGTGAATTCCAACGATAAAAGCTaa